A part of Vigna radiata var. radiata cultivar VC1973A chromosome 11, Vradiata_ver6, whole genome shotgun sequence genomic DNA contains:
- the LOC106776363 gene encoding vacuolar protein sorting-associated protein 55 homolog isoform X5, which yields MSDLPGYMRTCLNTGKLLSLAILVSGGIVLQILACALYNNWWPMLSVLTWVNFTKFLTGASTVGGIAIPSILKHAGVIGWGAFAMELSSYFVFGLTLICYLWMSDEDDYSIL from the exons ATGTCAGACTTACCAGGGTATATGCGTACCTGTTTGAACACAGGGAAGCTTCTTTCATTGGCAATTTTGGTCTCTGGGGGAATAGTATTACAAATTTTG GCATGTGCCTTGTATAATAATTGGTGGCCGATGCTAAGTG tGTTAAC CTGGGTGAATTTTACCAAGTTCTTGACCGGAGCCTCAACCGTTGGAGGCATTGCCATTCCAAGCATATTAAAGCATGCAGGGGTTATCGGTTGGGGAGCCTTTGCAATGGAACTCTCTTCCTACTTCGTGTTTGGGCTGACATTAATATGTTACCTTTGGATGAGTGATGAAGATGATTACAGTATCCTCTGA
- the LOC106776363 gene encoding vacuolar protein sorting-associated protein 55 homolog isoform X4, translating to MSDLPGYMRTCLNTGKLLSLAILVSGGIVLQILACALYNNWWPMLSGSNDSIFDESDNSWVNFTKFLTGASTVGGIAIPSILKHAGVIGWGAFAMELSSYFVFGLTLICYLWMSDEDDYSIL from the exons ATGTCAGACTTACCAGGGTATATGCGTACCTGTTTGAACACAGGGAAGCTTCTTTCATTGGCAATTTTGGTCTCTGGGGGAATAGTATTACAAATTTTG GCATGTGCCTTGTATAATAATTGGTGGCCGATGCTAAGTG GGTCTAATGACTCTATATTCGATGAATCTGATAATAG CTGGGTGAATTTTACCAAGTTCTTGACCGGAGCCTCAACCGTTGGAGGCATTGCCATTCCAAGCATATTAAAGCATGCAGGGGTTATCGGTTGGGGAGCCTTTGCAATGGAACTCTCTTCCTACTTCGTGTTTGGGCTGACATTAATATGTTACCTTTGGATGAGTGATGAAGATGATTACAGTATCCTCTGA
- the LOC106776363 gene encoding vacuolar protein sorting-associated protein 55 homolog isoform X2, whose amino-acid sequence MSDLPGYMRTCLNTGKLLSLAILVSGGIVLQILACALYNNWWPMLSVLTYVLLPMPLLFFAGSNDSIFDESDNSWVNFTKFLTGASTVGGIAIPSILKHAGVIGWGAFAMELSSYFVFGLTLICYLWMSDEDDYSIL is encoded by the exons ATGTCAGACTTACCAGGGTATATGCGTACCTGTTTGAACACAGGGAAGCTTCTTTCATTGGCAATTTTGGTCTCTGGGGGAATAGTATTACAAATTTTG GCATGTGCCTTGTATAATAATTGGTGGCCGATGCTAAGTG tGTTAACGTATGTGCTTCTTCCAATGCCTTTGTTGTTCTTTGCAGGGTCTAATGACTCTATATTCGATGAATCTGATAATAG CTGGGTGAATTTTACCAAGTTCTTGACCGGAGCCTCAACCGTTGGAGGCATTGCCATTCCAAGCATATTAAAGCATGCAGGGGTTATCGGTTGGGGAGCCTTTGCAATGGAACTCTCTTCCTACTTCGTGTTTGGGCTGACATTAATATGTTACCTTTGGATGAGTGATGAAGATGATTACAGTATCCTCTGA
- the LOC106776363 gene encoding vacuolar protein sorting-associated protein 55 homolog isoform X3, producing MSDLPGYMRTCLNTGKLLSLAILVSGGIVLQILACALYNNWWPMLSGSNDSIFDESDNSSWVNFTKFLTGASTVGGIAIPSILKHAGVIGWGAFAMELSSYFVFGLTLICYLWMSDEDDYSIL from the exons ATGTCAGACTTACCAGGGTATATGCGTACCTGTTTGAACACAGGGAAGCTTCTTTCATTGGCAATTTTGGTCTCTGGGGGAATAGTATTACAAATTTTG GCATGTGCCTTGTATAATAATTGGTGGCCGATGCTAAGTG GGTCTAATGACTCTATATTCGATGAATCTGATAATAG CAGCTGGGTGAATTTTACCAAGTTCTTGACCGGAGCCTCAACCGTTGGAGGCATTGCCATTCCAAGCATATTAAAGCATGCAGGGGTTATCGGTTGGGGAGCCTTTGCAATGGAACTCTCTTCCTACTTCGTGTTTGGGCTGACATTAATATGTTACCTTTGGATGAGTGATGAAGATGATTACAGTATCCTCTGA
- the LOC106776363 gene encoding vacuolar protein sorting-associated protein 55 homolog isoform X1: MSDLPGYMRTCLNTGKLLSLAILVSGGIVLQILACALYNNWWPMLSVLTYVLLPMPLLFFAGSNDSIFDESDNSSWVNFTKFLTGASTVGGIAIPSILKHAGVIGWGAFAMELSSYFVFGLTLICYLWMSDEDDYSIL; encoded by the exons ATGTCAGACTTACCAGGGTATATGCGTACCTGTTTGAACACAGGGAAGCTTCTTTCATTGGCAATTTTGGTCTCTGGGGGAATAGTATTACAAATTTTG GCATGTGCCTTGTATAATAATTGGTGGCCGATGCTAAGTG tGTTAACGTATGTGCTTCTTCCAATGCCTTTGTTGTTCTTTGCAGGGTCTAATGACTCTATATTCGATGAATCTGATAATAG CAGCTGGGTGAATTTTACCAAGTTCTTGACCGGAGCCTCAACCGTTGGAGGCATTGCCATTCCAAGCATATTAAAGCATGCAGGGGTTATCGGTTGGGGAGCCTTTGCAATGGAACTCTCTTCCTACTTCGTGTTTGGGCTGACATTAATATGTTACCTTTGGATGAGTGATGAAGATGATTACAGTATCCTCTGA
- the LOC106777597 gene encoding regulator of nonsense transcripts 1 homolog, with amino-acid sequence MDSQQSNLFDTASQPDTGNDAYTFLEFNTQGEDFDYPEFRDPIRSPVAWPTPSDSLADTSDRGAVGGPGSDHQSDASPVSAAPGSATKGGRSGNGGGHSSQMVDALAAGMSGLNFEDTGDDDNYEYGKGDFTEHACRYCGVSNPACVVRCNVPSCRKWFCNSRGNTSGSHIVNHLVRAKHKEVCLHKDSPLGETILECYNCGCRNVFLLGFISAKTESVVVLLCREPCLSVNALKDMNWDLSQWCPLIDDRCFLQWLVKIPSEQEQLRARQISAQQINKVEELWKTNPDASFEDLEKPGVDDEPQSVALKYEDAYQYQNVFAPLIKLEADYDKMMKESQSKDNVTIRWDIGLNKKRVAYFVFPKEDNELRLVPGDELRLRYSGDAAHPAWQSVGHVIKLTAQEEVALELRASQGVPVDVNHGFSVDFVWKSTSFDRMQGAMKTFAVDETSVSGYIYHHLLGHEVEVQMVRNALPRRFGAPGLPELNASQVFAVKSVLQRPISLIQGPPGTGKTVTSAALVYHMAKQGQGQVLVCAPSNVAVDQLAEKISATGLKVVRLCAKSREAVSSPVEHLTLHYQVRHLDTSDKSELHKLQQLKDEQGELSSSDEKKYKALKRATEREISQSADVICCTCVGAGDPRLANFRFRQVLIDESTQATEPECLIPLVLGAKQVVLVGDHCQLGPVIMCKKAARAGLAQSLFERLVLLGVKPIRLQVQYRMHPCLSEFPSNSFYEGTLQNGVTVNERQSSGIDFPWPVPNRPMFFYVQMGQEEISASGTSYLNRTEAANVEKIVTTFLKSGVVPSQIGVITPYEGQRAYIVNYMSRNGALRQQLYKEIEVASVDSFQGREKDYIILSCVRSNEHQGIGFLNDPRRLNVALTRARYGIVILGNPKVLSKQPLWNSLLTHYKEHECLVEGPLNNLKQSMVQFQKPKKIYNERRLFYGGGPGIAANDNFGSVGSGAGTSSDRRSSRGRGSYIPPGPPNGTHKPGVHPAGYPVPRVPLPPFHGGPQSQPYAIPSRGAVHGPVGAVPHVPSPGSRGFGAGRGNSGAPIGNHLPHQQGTQQPIGNIGSTFNFPTLENPNSQPSVGGPLSQPGFANNMPVQGAGQSFRDQFSMPGMSQDFLGDDFKSQGSHVPYNVTDFSTQASQSGYAVDFSTQGAQGGFPGNFLNQNSQAGYSRFGSGNDFMSQDYMGHGSQGLFTQVGFNDPLQDDSTQSHFGVANANPLQSQMNSLYSQPFAHYNTQPLNMQASQQQSQAQNSQNQKIHYNG; translated from the exons ATGGACTCGCAACAGAGCAATCTATTCGACACCGCTTCGCAGCCCGACACCGGCAACGACGCCTACACCTTTCTTGAATTTAACACACAGGGCGAGGATTTCGACTACCCTGAATTCCGCGACCCGATTAGGTCGCCGGTAGCATGGCCAACTCCGTCCGATTCGCTTGCGGACACGTCTGACCGCGGCGCCGTTGGGGGACCTGGCTCCGATCACCAGTCAGATGCCTCGCCTGTCTCCGCGGCTCCTGGAAGCGCTACCAAGGGCGGCCGGTCGGGGAACGGCGGTGGGCACAGCAGCCAGATGGTGGATGCGCTTGCCGCGGGGATGAGCGGGTTGAATTTTGAGGACACTGGGGATGATGATAACTATGAGTATGGTAAAGGAGATTTCACTGAACACGCTTGCCGTTACTGCGGGGTTTCCAATCCCGCTTGTGTTGTGAGGTGCAATGTACCTTCGTGTCGTAAGTGGTTCTGTAATTCACGGGGGAACACTTCTGGATCACATATTGTCAATCACCTG GTTCGGGCTAAACACAAGGAAGTCTGTCTACACAAAGATAGTCCGTTGGGAGAAACAATTCTTGAATGCTACAATTGTGGATGTCGCAATGTTTTTCTCCTTGGATTTATTTCTGCAAAGACGGAAAGTGTAGTGGTCTTACTATGTCGTGAACCTTGCTTGAGTGTTAATGCCTTGAAGGACATGAATTGGGACCTTAGTCAATGGTGTCCCTTGATTGATGATAGGTGTTTCTTGCAGTGGCTTGTCAAG ATCCCATCTGAACAGGAGCAGTTAAGAGCTCGCCAAATAAGTgcacaacaaataaataaggTGGAGGAATTGTGGAAGACAAATCCTGATGCTTCTTTTGAAGACCTTGAGAAGCCTGGTGTAGATGATGAACCTCAGTCTGTGGCTTTGAAATATGAAGATGCATATCAG TATCAAAATGTATTTGCACCTCTTATTAAGCTTGAAGCTGATTATGACAAG ATGATGAAAGAATCACAAAGTAAGGACAATGTCACTATTCGATGGGATATTGGTCTTAACAAGAAGCGTGTTGCCTATTTTGTATTTCCAAAG GAGGACAATGAGTTGCGGCTTGTACCTGGTGATGAGTTACGACTCCGATATTCTGGTGATGCTGCTCATCCTGCATGGCAGTCAGTGGGTCATGTG ATTAAGCTAACTGCACAAGAGGAGGTTGCATTGGAGCTCCGTGCTAGTCAG GGTGTTCCTGTTGATGTTAACCATGGGTTCAGTGTTGATTTTGTCTGGAAAAGTACAAGCTTTGATAGGATGCAGGGAGCTATGAAAACTTTTGCTGTGGATGAGACAAGTGTTAGTGG GTATATTTATCATCACTTACTGGGTCATGAAGTTGAGGTTCAGATGGTGCGAAATGCTTTGCCTCGTCGCTTTGGTGCACCTGGCCTTCCCGAGCTGAATGCATCTCAG GTCTTTGCTGTCAAGAGTGTTCTTCAGAGGCCTATAAGTTTGATTCAAGGACCACCTGGAACTGGTAAGACTGTAACTTCTGCAGCACTTGTATATCACATGGCCAAGCAAGGTCAGGGACAG GTTTTGGTTTGTGCACCCAGTAATGTAGCTGTGGACCAGCTAGCTGAAAAGATAAGTGCTACTGGATTAAAG GTTGTGAGGCTTTGCGcaaaatcaagggaagctgTCAGTTCTCCTGTTGAGCATTTAACTCTCCACTATCAG GTTCGACATCTTGACACATCTGACAAGAGTGAACTTCATAAGTTGCAACAGCTGAAGGATGAGCAAG GTGAACTTTCCAGCAGCGATGAGAAAAAATACAAAGCTCTTAAGCGAGCAACTGAGAGGGAGATTTCTCAGAGTGCAGATGTGATCTGCTGTACATGTGTTGGTGCTGGAGATCCTCGGCTAGCGAATTTTAGGTTCCGCCAG GTTCTTATTGATGAGTCTACTCAAGCAACTGAACCTGAGTGCCTCATACCTTTGGTCCTAGGAGCAAAGCAg GTTGTTCTTGTTGGCGATCATTGTCAGCTTGGTCCAGTTATTATGTGCAAGAAAGCAGCTCGTGCTGGATTAGCTCAGTCACTTTTTGAGCGACTTGTTCTGCTTGGTGTTAAGCCAATTAGGTTGCAG GTTCAGTACCGAATGCATCCATGTCTTTCAGAATTTCCCTCAAACAGCTTCTATGAAGGCACCCTGCAAAATGGAGTCACTGTTAATGAAAGGCAATCATCAGGAATCGATTTTCCATGGCCAGTTCCAAACCGTCCTATGTTTTTCTATGTTCAG ATGGGACAAGAAGAGATAAGTGCTAGTGGAACATCTTATTTAAATAGGACTGAGGCTGCAAATGTTGAAAAGATTGTAACTACTTTCTTAAAAAGTGGTGTGGTTCCAAGTCAG ATTGGTGTGATAACACCGTATGAAGGGCAAAGAGCTTATATTGTGAACTATATGTCAAGAAATGGTGCTCTCAGGCAGCAGCTTTACAAGGAGATTGAG GTTGCTAGTGTTGATTCTTTTCAAGGAAGGGAAAAAGATTACATAATTCTTTCTTGTGTTAGAAGTAATGAACATCAG GGCATTGGGTTCCTAAATGATCCCAGGAGGCTCAACGTTGCCTTGACTCGAGCAAGATATGGTATTGTTATTTTGGGTAACCCTAAAGTTTTGAGCAAGCAACCTCTGTGGAATAGTTTATTGACTCACTACAAG GAACATGAGTGCTTAGTTGAAGGGcctttaaataatttgaagCAGAGTATGGTTCAGTTTCAGAAACCCAAAAAG ATTTATAATGAACGAAGGCTTTTTTACGGAGGTGGACCTGGAATTGCGGCTAATGATAATTTTGGTTCTGTTGGATCTGGAGCTGGAACAAGTTCAGATCGGAGGAGTAGTCGAGGAAGGG GATCTTATATACCTCCTGGTCCACCAAATGGAACTCATAAGCCTGGAGTGCATCCTGCTGGATATCCTGTGCCAAGAGTTCCCTTGCCTCCCTTCCATGGTGGTCCCCAGTCTCAACCATATGCCATTCCTTCACGTGGGGCTGTTCATGGACCTGTTGGGGCAGTTCCTCATGTTCCATCTCCTGGGAGTCGAGGCTTTGGGGCTGGTAGAGGTAATTCTGGTGCTCCAATTGGCAATCATCTTCCACACCAACAAGGCACCCAACAGCCGATTGGGAATATTGGATCTACCTTTAACTTCCCTACTCTAGAGAATCCTAACAGCCAGCCATCTGTTGGTGGTCCTTTATCTCAACCTGGGTTTGCAAACAAT ATGCCAGTTCAAGGGGCTGGCCAGTCATTTCGAGACCAATTTTCTATGCCTGGAATGTCGCAG GACTTTTTGGGCGATGACTTCAAAAGCCAGGGATCTCATGTTCCTTACAATGTCACCGACTTCTCTACTCAG GCTTCTCAAAGTGGATATGCTGTTGATTTTTCTACACAAGGAGCACAAGGTGGATTCCCTGGAAATTTTCTTAACCAGAATTCTCAAGCTGGCTATTCTCGTTTTGGTTCTGGAAACGACTTTATGTCCCAG gACTACATGGGCCATGGTTCTCAAGGTCTTTTTACTCAGGTGGGATTCAATGACCCGTTGCAAGATGATTCAACTCAAAGCCATTTCGGTGTGGCTAATGCCAACCCTCTTCAGTCCCAG ATGAATTCTCTCTACTCCCAACCATTTGCTCACTACAACACACAGCCGCTTAACATGCAGGCTTCGCAACAGCAGTCTCAGGCTCAGAACTCCCAAAATCAGAAAATCCACTATAACGGTTGA
- the LOC106777913 gene encoding putative cytochrome c oxidase subunit 6b-like: protein MSAAQVDPHDKMRARDVNKVARGEQAPRPAHQYGTVSPPPSPHTTDDTKNKIKEEKSGIAENGAESAKSTDYKICFVKYVEYHRCIQQEGEKASECQKLSTYFRSFCPTEWITKWDKEREEGKFPAQI, encoded by the exons ATGTCTGCAGCGCAGGTTGACCCTCACGACAAAATGAGGGCGAGGGATGTGAACAAAGTTGCGCGAGGTGAGCAAGCTCCAAGACCCGCTCATCAATACGGCACCGTTTCTCCTCCTCCTTCACCCCACACTACTGACGATACCAAGAACAAAATCAAG GAGGAAAAGTCAGGGATAGCAGAAAACGGTGCCGAATCAGCCAAGAGCACtgattataaaatttgttttgtaaaataTGTGGAGTATCACAG ATGCATTCAACAAGAAGGCGAAAAGGCATCAGAATGCCAGAAACTAAGCACATATTTTAGGTCCTTCTGTCCAACTGAATGG ATAACAAAATGGgataaagagagagaagagggaAAGTTCCCTGCACAAATCTAG